Sequence from the Acropora muricata isolate sample 2 chromosome 10, ASM3666990v1, whole genome shotgun sequence genome:
TCCTCCTGGTCTTTGGTGCGGAAAGAAACGCGACATCTCAAGTCAACATAAGTGTCACCCAACTCTTGGGTGTGTAAAGGAAGCGGGATCTACGATTGAGAGCGCAAAACAGAAGCCTAAGGAGGTTACGGTGGACAACATGGCAAAAACTTTCAATAGGCGTTGTCCACCTGGCCTGTGGTGTGGAAAAAAACGTGAGATATCCAATCAAGAACAGATCGAGGACAATAATAACCAGGTCTCTACTAATACTTTCGAAAAGCGCTGTCCACCTGGATTATGGTGTGGAAAAAGGAGAGATATTCCAGATGACGGGCCTATTACTGAAGAGAGGCGCTCTCAGTCGTCAATAAAAGTTTTCGAGAAGCGTTGTCCACCTGGTTTATGGTGCGGGAAGAAACGTGAATCCCCCGAAGAATTACCAGATGAGACTAAAGAGATAGAAAAGGCGATGGATGAAGTACTCAATACCTTTGAAAATCGCTGTCCACCAGGTCTGTGGTGCGGTAAGAAACGAGCTGTttccaaaagaaaataaacttcTGCAGCTGGGGATTACAATCACAAGGAAAGATTCATAATTGAACAATCGAAAAGCACAGTTTTTATTGCTGGGCTCATCGGCAAATAAGAAAATATTCTGAAACTAAATCTGTAGTAAGTAATCGAAAGGCATGTAATGGTAAGCACCGTGATAGTATGAACCttaaatatttattatatatCACATTATTAGCTGCcgcaaaatgaaataaatatttcaCGAAATAAAAGTCTTGGGAGGTTGTTCTATTTCAGTCTCCAT
This genomic interval carries:
- the LOC136932104 gene encoding uncharacterized protein; amino-acid sequence: MMARFYCILFFITVFPYHSLETSEVEDLSESTSGFADTFEKRCPPGLWCGKKRDISSQHKCHPTLGCVKEAGSTIESAKQKPKEVTVDNMAKTFNRRCPPGLWCGKKREISNQEQIEDNNNQVSTNTFEKRCPPGLWCGKRRDIPDDGPITEERRSQSSIKVFEKRCPPGLWCGKKRESPEELPDETKEIEKAMDEVLNTFENRCPPGLWCGKKRAVSKRK